From Pseudoalteromonas sp. Scap06:
AGTTATTAATAAAAAAACAATACCCAAAGCCCTTAAAGCGACTCAACCGACTGACTTATGGGCACATATTGCTGATAACTTACATTTACCGGTTGAGCAAAATCAAGCGTTAAAAAAACGCATTAACTGGTATTTAAAACAACCGAATTATTTAAGAATAGTGTCTCGCCGTGCAGAGCCTTTTTTATACCATATAGTAAAAAAAGTAGAGCAAAAGCAACTCCCCATGGAACTGGCATTACTGCCATTTGTAGAAAGTGGCTTTAGGCCTACCGCCCGCTCAAGTGAACATGCTGTGGGTGTGTGGCAACTGGTTGCAGCAACTGCACATCATTTCGGGGTTAAATCAGATCAATGGTACGACGGACGCCAAGATGTGTTGGCCTCAACCGATGCAGCACTAGATTACTTAAGCTATTTACATAAACGTTTTGATGGTAATTGGTTGCATGCACTTGCGGCCTATAACACCGGTGAAGGCCGAGTTAAACGCGCTATAAAGCGCAATAAAAAAAGAGGTAAATCAACTGATTTTTGGGCATTAACCCTACCAAAAGAAACCGCTGACTATGTACCAAAACTGTTAGCACTAAGCTATTTAGTAAAGCACCCTAAAGCAAAGTTTAAACGGCCAAAGCTTCCTTACAAAGCACTGACCACCTCGTTAAATGTGGCAAAACAGTTCGACTTTTCAATTATGGCCAAGCTCTCTGGCATGGGTGTAAAGCAACTACATGCCCTCAATCGAGGTTATTTAAAAAACCAAAGTTCCCCCCATGGCCCGCATACTTTGTTGCTTCCTATTGAGCAACAAGCTTTACTAAAAAACCGTTTTTTTAAAGCCAATTTTGCAGGCGAATACATAGTCAAAAAAAATGACACACTATACGGTATTGCTAGGCATTTTGGCTTGCCTTTAAAGACACTAAAACAGCTCAATAATAAGCAAAATAACTTTATTGGTGTTGGCGAAAAACTTATTTTAGGAGAGCCTCAAACGTTACCTGAATCACTCACTATTAACTATAAAATAAGCCCTTACTTGGAACAAAAAGAGACCGTCATTCCAAC
This genomic window contains:
- a CDS encoding transglycosylase SLT domain-containing protein; protein product: MRHLILCFAIVLLCSCKTTQPEIIAPAVSAPVEQKAVQSIMPTSTNTNKVINKKTIPKALKATQPTDLWAHIADNLHLPVEQNQALKKRINWYLKQPNYLRIVSRRAEPFLYHIVKKVEQKQLPMELALLPFVESGFRPTARSSEHAVGVWQLVAATAHHFGVKSDQWYDGRQDVLASTDAALDYLSYLHKRFDGNWLHALAAYNTGEGRVKRAIKRNKKRGKSTDFWALTLPKETADYVPKLLALSYLVKHPKAKFKRPKLPYKALTTSLNVAKQFDFSIMAKLSGMGVKQLHALNRGYLKNQSSPHGPHTLLLPIEQQALLKNRFFKANFAGEYIVKKNDTLYGIARHFGLPLKTLKQLNNKQNNFIGVGEKLILGEPQTLPESLTINYKISPYLEQKETVIPTIEVDYHVKPGDNLWNISQLYGVAHSDLARWNKLSASSVLKPGTQLVLFIPQAATPKTTPAKKDLLLDLQNTLNHPR